One Thermincola ferriacetica DNA segment encodes these proteins:
- the cas4 gene encoding CRISPR-associated protein Cas4, with the protein MQVLVSNYGSFLGKKSERLVVKENNKICIVYAEFRDDRLIVTKDIHIIDDELRQWFIEERDEKMRMIYEEIDPGLANKCPENCPHLAVCCG; encoded by the coding sequence GTGCAAGTATTAGTTTCTAACTATGGTTCTTTCTTGGGCAAAAAGAGCGAGCGCCTGGTAGTCAAGGAGAATAACAAAATCTGTATTGTTTATGCAGAATTCAGGGATGACCGGCTTATTGTAACTAAAGACATCCACATAATCGACGATGAACTGCGCCAGTGGTTTATCGAGGAAAGAGATGAAAAAATGCGCATGATCTACGAGGAAATCGACCCCGGTCTGGCGAATAAATGTCCAGAGAATTGTCCGCATCTGGCGGTGTGTTGCGGGTGA
- a CDS encoding DUF6922 domain-containing protein: MLPKELHKFFWEHNPAELDEKTYWYFTIGRLLEYGNDQAIRWVFSHYPQEKIIEVIKSSRSISKKTANFWKNFFHLREEEVFCLTKSSHQPGINS, encoded by the coding sequence ATGTTGCCGAAAGAGCTGCATAAATTTTTCTGGGAACACAACCCGGCTGAACTTGATGAAAAAACTTATTGGTATTTTACGATAGGACGTCTTCTGGAATATGGCAATGACCAGGCCATCAGGTGGGTGTTCAGTCATTATCCCCAGGAAAAAATTATTGAAGTTATTAAATCCAGCCGGTCGATTTCAAAGAAAACGGCAAATTTCTGGAAGAATTTCTTCCATCTAAGGGAGGAGGAAGTTTTTTGTTTGACGAAGTCATCTCACCAGCCAGGCATAAACTCATGA